Proteins encoded within one genomic window of Anopheles gambiae chromosome 3, idAnoGambNW_F1_1, whole genome shotgun sequence:
- the LOC4578069 gene encoding lipopolysaccharide-induced tumor necrosis factor-alpha factor homolog — protein sequence MSVPLDKMDPSPPYVPPTRVVSATTGPEPAQVVCPSCHAEIVTQTEQEANTKTHIYALLLCLALCWPCVCLPYCCTSCRDTVHRCPRCKSFIGVYRR from the exons ATGTCAGTCCCACTGGATAAGATGG ATCCATCTCCACCGTACGTTCCACCAACACGTGTCGTGTCGGCTACGACTGGTCCCGAACCGGCACAGGTTGTGTGCCCATCGTGTCACGCCGAGATCGTTACCCAAACCGAGCAAGAGGCAAACACCAAAACGCACATCTACGCGCTGTTGCTGTGTTTGGCCTTGTGCTGGCCGTGCGTGTGCCTGCCGTACTGCTGTACCTCATGCCGGGACACTGTACACCGTTGCCCTCGCTGCAAATCGTTCATCGGTGTGTATCGGCGCTAA